The DNA window AACGGAATTGGTGGCTCACTTCAATCGATTCCAATAAATGCAGTTTTGCGAATTGGTCAGGCTTTTAATACCAATGACGCAATAAGATATTATCATGGTGCTATGGATGATTTGAGAATATACAATCGCAGGTTAAATGATTGTGAGATCAAGCTTTTGTACGATCCAAATTATGATCTTAGTTCATTTTCAGAATCATCCCTTTGCTTAAACGAAAGTATATTACTTCAAAAGCCAGGATATAATTCCTACAAATGGTATTCACAAGATACTTTGTTGTCAACTTCTTCGACCTTTATTTTTAATCATGAAAAACAAAGCCCCATTGTATTAAAAGGAACAGATAAATATGGCTGCCTTCATTTGGATACATTTAAAATTAATATTGGAGGCCGTGAAAGTGAGTTTTTCTATCTGGGAAAATGTAAAGAAGATTCATTTCTCTTGATTCAGCCAGATACACTTACCAATGTTAATTGGTATAAAAATGGAACTCTTTTTGCTTCAAACACCGATTCCTTGATTTTAACAGATACTGTATCTACCCTAATTGTTTTGGAAGGATTGGATGGTTTAGGTTGTTTAATTCGTGATACATTTGTTATTTCTTCACTTAATCCAAAGAGTGAAATTGACGATTATGAAAAATTGATTTGCCACAGTACAAAAGATTCTAGGTTTTATAATATTGTTGGTAATGGATTCAGTCGATTTAATTGGTCAATTACAGGAGGAGAAATCATAGAAAATGATGGACTTAGTGTAGTAATAAATTGGGAAGATATTGATCAGGCAAGTCTAAAAGTGGTAGAGATAAGTCCCAATGGTTGCATAAGTGATACACTGGAATTTGAATTTGAAAAAGATATAACATCTATAAGTTTTGATCTTATAACTTTTTCTGAAGATTTTGCCTCACTAGAAATGAAGGGAAGTTCTGATTTCAATGAAGAGTTAAAAAATATACACTTACTGAATTCTAAATTCGATACTTCATCTTTTTTTGATACAAAATCTTTTGAGTTTTTAACAGACACTGCATTAGTTAAAGTAGAGGAGTCATTTCAATTTAATTTACTGGACAAGTGTGAAAATAGTATAAGTTCCGATAGTGTTAAGCCTATTCTCATTTCATTGGAAATTGATGATGAAAATAATCTAATCGAATTGAGTTGGGAAAATTTATCCATTTGGGAAAATAATGAAATTAGTAATGAGGTTTATGAGCTTAATTCGAATTTAGATGAAGATTTAATTGCAAGAATTGGATATGACAACAATATATCTGTTTTATTCTCAAAAAAGGATTTCAAAAGATGTTTTTATATTGAATCCAGAAATACCTCATTTGATTTAATAAGCAGGTCAAATATTAAATGCATTGAATTAGAAGGAGAATTATTCATTCCAAATATCATCACGCCTAATGGAGATGCTTATAACGATTGCCTGGTAATACCCAATCTGGATTATTTTACTTCTAATAAATTCATCATATACAATCGATATGGAATTGAGGTTTACAGATCTTTAAATTATAAGAATGAATGGTGCGCTGAAAATCTTCCTTCTGGTCAATATTTTTACCACCTTATATTAAACAACTACATGCTTAATTACAAAGGGTTTATTGAAGTTTTAAAGTGAAAAGATCTGGTTTAAACTGTATGATTCCATTTGTTATTCTCAATATGGAAGAGCTAATTTGTAGCTTCTAAACTATGATGTCATGTTGAAAAGACCTTTCTTATCGATTTTCCTTGTACTATGTATAATTGGATTCGCATTTGCACAGAAAAAAAAGAGCAGCGAAGAAAAACCCAAATACGATGCTTCAGTATTCAGCGGTTTAAAACTCAGAAGCATAGGGCCGGCTTTGACTTCGGGTAGAATTTCAGACATTGCTGTTAATCCCAATGATTACTCTGAATATTATCTGGCCATTGCTTCAGGCGGTGTTTGGAAAACGAGTAATTCAGGTACTACATTCGATCCAATCTTCGATGCTCAGGGTTCGTATTCAATTGGATGCGTCACCATAGCACCGAGTAATTCCAATGTAATATGGGTAGGAAGTGGTGAAAACAATAACCAGCGTTCAGTCGCCTATGGCGATGGTGTATATAAATCCACCGATGGGGGGAAATCATGGAAAAATATGGGTTTGAAAAATTCCGAACATATCGGCATGATCACAATTCATCCAGAATATGAAAATATAGTATATGTGGCTGCTTATGGACCATTGTGGAGTCCTGGAGGTGACAGGGGAATTTATAAAAGTACAGATGGCGGTGAAAATTGGGAGAAAATTCTCGCTGTTTCTGAGCATACCGGATTTAATGAAATTCACATGGACCCCAGAGATCCACAGCTTTTATATGCAACTGCGCATCAACGAAGACGGCACGTTTGGACTTATATCGACGGTGGCCCTGAAACGGCGATTTATAAAAGCACAGATGGAGGAGACAATTGGAAAAAACTAGAAAATGGCATCCCAAATAATGACCTGGGTAGAATAGGTATGGACATTTCACCTGCTAATCCAGACGTTGTTTATGCAATTATCAAAGCCACAGAAAATGGAGGTTTTTATAAAAGCACCGACAGGGGAGAAAGTTGGTCTAAAATGTCGGACTGGCAAACCAGTGGGAATTACTATCAGGAAATCGTATGTGATCCCAATGATGTTGATTTGGTTTATTCATTGGATACCTGGTTGCATCATACCGAAGACGGGGGTAAAACTTTTCAAAGAACAGGCGAAAAAAGCAAACATGTTGATAATCATTGTATATGGATTAATCCCAACGATACAGATCATTGGCGTGTCGGTTGTGACGGCGGTCTTTATGAAACCTGGAATGCAGCCGGTGACTGGCATTATAAACCAAATCTTCCGATTACACAGTTTTACAAAGTGGCTGTAGATAACTCAGAACCGTTTTATTATGTCTATGGAGGAACACAGGATAACAATACCCAAGGCGGGCCTTCACGAACGACCAATATTCACGGAATCAGAAATTCAGATTGGTTTATAACCAATGGTGGCGACGGTTTTGAACCTCAAATCGACCCTGAAAACCCAAATATCGTATATGGACAGGCCCAATATGGAAGTTTGAACCGTTTCGACCGTTCCAGTGGTGAAACGACTTATATCAAACCACAACCCGGTAAAGATGAAGATGCCTATCGATGGAACTGGGATGCACCTTTATTAATCAGTCCACATAACAATAAACGCTTGTATTTTGGTGCCAACGTCTTATTCAGAAGTGATGATAGGGGAGACAACTGGAAAGTCATAAGTCCTGATCTTACACGAGAATTGGATCGCAACAAGCTCAAGGTAATGGGAAGAGTATGGGGCGTGGACGCTGTAATGAAGAATAAATCGACTTCAATTTACGGCAACCTTGTGGCTCTGGATGAATCGCCTTTGAAAGAGGGATTGCTTTACGTTGGTAGTGATGATGGATTGATTCACATCAGTCAGGATGGGGGCAATAATTGGACAAAAGTAGAAACTTTTCCGGGAGTACCTGCAAGAACCTATGTCAATATGTTAATTGCCTCATCACACAATGAAAATGTAGTTTATGCGGCTTTCAATAATCACAAAAATGGAGACTTTAAACCATATCTGTTAAAAAGTTCAGATAAAGGGAAATCCTGGAGATCGATCGCAGGCAATTTGCCTGAAAGGGGTTCGGTTTATGCCATCGCTGAAGACCATGTCAACAAGGATCTCTTATTTGCCGGTACAGAATTCGGTTTGTTTTTTACCAACGACGGGGGAGCCAACTGGACTCAATTAAAAAGTGGATTGCCAACCATAGCCATTCGCGACATAGCAATTCAGAAAAGAGAGAATGATCTTGCATTGGCAAGTTTTGGGAGAAGCTTTTACATTTTGGACGATTATACACCATTGAGAACAGTCAGCAGCGAATTGCTCAACAAAGAGGCTCATATTTTTCCGATTAAAGAAGCACTGCTTTACGAAGAAAGCAATCCAATGGGAGGAAGAGGAAAATCTTCTCAAGGTGAATCCTTGTTTACCGCCGATAACCCGCCCTTTGGAGCCATATTCACTTATTATTTAAAGGATAAAACGCAAACCATAGAAGAAAAACGAAAAGAAAAAGAAAAAGAGATCAAGAAAAATAACGGGGATGTTTATTACCCCGATCTTGAGGATTTGCGGAAAGAAGACAGGGAAGAAAAGCCCTATTTATTATTTGTGATTCGCGATATGGATGGTAATCCGGTTCGAAAACTAGAGCAAAGTCCTTCTAAAGGCATCAACAGGCTGGCATGGAATTTAAGATATGCTCCTACAGAACCGATAAAGCTCAGCAGTCCCGAACCGGGCCGTTACAGCTATCCCGCTGAAGGACAATATGTATTACCCGGAAAATATACGGTTGAAATACATCAGAGTATAAACGGTAATATCACAAAAATTCATGATGCAGTCGAGTTTTCTATAAAGCCTTTAAACAATCAAACTTTATTGGCTAAAGACCGAAGTGCTGTTCTGGCATTCCAAAACGATGTGGCTGAATTTAGCCGATCTGTTGATGGAAGCAACAAGCTTTTGGATGAAAGTGAAAACCGTCTCAAGTACATCAAAAAAGCGATTCAGGTTTACCACAGTACGCCGGTAGAATGGATGCCAGAAGTAAAATCAATTGAAGACAAATTATACGATGTAAACCTTGCTTTAAATGGTGACAGGACACTTTCAAGCAGAGAGTTTGAAACAAAACCCGGAATCAATGGGAGAGTCGGTTTTGCTTATTATAATACCTGGTACAATACCACAGAACCAACGGGCACTGCTAGAGAGCAATTAAAGATTGCAAAAGAGCTTTACCCTCCGGTAAAAGCTAAATTGGATGAAGCTGTTAAGGCAATTAAGGATCTCGAAAATAAGATGGATGAAAAGAAAGTGCCTTATACACCGGGAAGAGATGAAAACTGGAAAGAGGAAATGAGGTAACAGATGATAGATAAGAGATGTAAGATGAGAGAAGTCAGATGTCAGATGAGAGTTAAGAGATGAATTAAATTGGAGCCTGTGCTAATGTGCAGGCTTTTTTATTTGATATTATTCTATTTCTGTCCACCATTGTCTAAAGGTTTGAGAAGAATCATTAAGTTTTACTATTTCACCAATGATCGGTGTGATCAATTGAAAACCATAGTCCTTATTGTATTCAGACACTTTAACTAATGGCTCATCCCATGAATGATTGGCCAACACAAATTTTGAAGAATGCACGGGAAACAGTCTTTTCGAATTTAAATCCTCGGTAGCCATTAATACCTCATGGGGTAAATTGTGAATGTATTTCCAGGCCGAATCGTATTGACCATTTTCAATTATTGCGACATCAATAGGACCGAATTTTTCACCTATCTCTTTATAGTGCTTATCATAGCCGCTATCACCCCCGATATAGATTTTTAAAGAAGGTGTTTTTAATACGTAGGACATCCATAGAGATTTATTTCTGCTTAATCCTCTGCCGGAAAAATGCCTTGCTGGTGTTGTATAAATGTCAGTACTGTCATTCAGTTTTATATGTTCATTCCAGTCTTTCTCAATAATCTTTCCAAGATCAAAACCCCAATGTTCCAAATGCGCCCCAACCCCTAATCCGCATATTACTTTTTGGGCTTTGTCCTTTAAATTTTTGAGCGTTTTGTAATCCACATGATCGTAATGGTCGTGGGAGATGATCAAATAATCAATTTGAGGTAAATCATCAACGGTATATATGTCAGTGCCATCAAATGAGCTTGCAGAACCAGGTATGGGCGAGGCATTGCCACTAAATACCGGATCAACCAAATACTTTATGCCATCTATTTGCATGAAATAGGATGAGTGGCCAAACCAAATAAGAACATTCGATTCTAAAGGCAGTCGCTTGAGGTCGGTTTTAATTGATGGGATTTTCTGCTTTGGTTTTTTTCGATTAGATCCCTTAAAGAGGAATTCATAAGTCACTGAAGCATAATTATGGCCCTCCGCTAAATCGGGTGTTGGGCTTAAATTTTGAAATGAACCATTTTTATAATTCGGGGAATTTTTAATGATGTTCAATCGCTCACCGCTTGGTAGTTTGCCAAAAGTGTCTTTCTTCATGTAGAAAAACGCAATCACTACAATAAGCAAAATCAAAAAAATCAATGTTAACATAAGCCATTTAAATAGTTTAAAAATTGATTGCATTTATTTCAGTAGAATTATTAAATAAATAAGTAATGCTTAAAATTAAGTCTAAACACCTGTTATTCTATCCAGATTTTATCAATAAGAATTTCAAAATCCTGCTCTTTGGCATTGGCAATTAGTATTGAGATCTCTTCTAAATTGTCAGCTTCATAATTGGGAAGATCCGGTTTTCTACCCCGATAAGTAGGTTCCATACTGTTAAGCCGGATTTTTATGGTTTCCCATTTGGAACTAGTTTTAAATTCGCTTTTATAGGAATGTTCTTCATTGCTACTTCGCTTTAAACGAAACTGGAATTTGCTTCCATCGCCTTTACATAAAATCTTTACGAATTTCTTTCCCTCTATGCTAAGTGGATCAAAGCGATAGCGCACGGAAGCAAAACCCCCATTGTTTTCAAGTGAAACATGTCCTGAAAACCTGGCATGTCCATCTTCAGTCAATTCTATCTGACTCCTGGATTGCCCACCCATGACCACATCGTTGACGATGTTCCATTTACTAAGGTCTGTATTTAAATTAAAATCAATGATCAGAATAAGAATAGTTAAAGCCTGCATTAGCGATTAACAGAAATTTAAATGCTTCGTTTGAAAATTGACTATTGCAAGAGAGATTTGGCCTTTCCATAGATGTCCGTAGAATCCAGATTATATTTTTTCATCAACTCTGCTGGTTTCCCGGATTCACCAAATGAATCCTGTACGGCAACCATATCCATTTTACAAGGAAATTTTCTGGAAAGGAGAGAAGCTATACTTTCTCCCAGTCCTCCGTTTTGCTGATGTTCTTCCGCTGTTAGTACAAGATTGGTTTTCTTAGCTGAATTAAGAATAATTTCCTCATCCAATGGTTTGATGGTATGAATATTTATCAATTCTACTGAAAAGCCCTCGGATTCAAGTTTTTCGGCAGCTTGAATGGAATCCCAAACCAAATGTCCTGTTGCAATAATCGTTAAATCTTTCCCTTCATTGAGTAGAATACCCTTACCAATTTTAAAATCGGCATTTTCAGGCGTGAAGTTGGCAACTTTTGGTCTTCCAAAACGCAAATAAACTGGCCCATGATGATCTGCAATTGCAATAGTAGCCAGTTTTGTTTGGTTATAATCGCATGGATTAATTACGGTCATGTTTGGAAGCATTTTCATCATTCCCAAATCTTCGAGCATTTGATGGGTGGCCCCGTCTTCACCAAGGGTCAGGCCGGCATGCGAAGCACAGATTTTTACATTTTTATCGGAATAGGCAACGGACTGTCTAATCTGATCATACACTCTTCCTGTTGAAAAATTAGCGAATGTTCCGGTAAAAGGAATTTTGCCTCCAATGGCCAAACCCGCCGCCATGCCAATCATATTGGCTTCAGAAATACCGGCCTGAAAAAAACGATCCGGATGATTTGCCTGAAATTCATTCATTTTTAATGAACCGGTAAGGTCCGCGCATAAGGCGACAATGTCTTTATTAGTTTTACCCAATTCGGTCAACCCCGCTCCGAAGCCGGAACGCGTGTCCTTATCGCCTGTTGAAACATATTTTTTCATCAATATAATCTGATTTGTGTGGCACCCTGAGGTGTGATTTTAAAGGTTTTTGTAACTGA is part of the Hyphobacterium sp. CCMP332 genome and encodes:
- a CDS encoding gliding motility-associated C-terminal domain-containing protein, with protein sequence MRKLLFSLFLLSIFDSYGQVNLNDSLIIHYPFNGNAIDISGNNLNGTNIGVVPTVDRFGNANSAMQFNGSNAYISVGDIIDIPTETAISITGWFKPETVIPSINRYAGVSFGKKTTGELALRYTSESLKNFNAVLADGSNISSSGNNTGASTTFNQYDQWVYISATFQNGQVRIYENGEFKNANSGNNGIGGSLQSIPINAVLRIGQAFNTNDAIRYYHGAMDDLRIYNRRLNDCEIKLLYDPNYDLSSFSESSLCLNESILLQKPGYNSYKWYSQDTLLSTSSTFIFNHEKQSPIVLKGTDKYGCLHLDTFKINIGGRESEFFYLGKCKEDSFLLIQPDTLTNVNWYKNGTLFASNTDSLILTDTVSTLIVLEGLDGLGCLIRDTFVISSLNPKSEIDDYEKLICHSTKDSRFYNIVGNGFSRFNWSITGGEIIENDGLSVVINWEDIDQASLKVVEISPNGCISDTLEFEFEKDITSISFDLITFSEDFASLEMKGSSDFNEELKNIHLLNSKFDTSSFFDTKSFEFLTDTALVKVEESFQFNLLDKCENSISSDSVKPILISLEIDDENNLIELSWENLSIWENNEISNEVYELNSNLDEDLIARIGYDNNISVLFSKKDFKRCFYIESRNTSFDLISRSNIKCIELEGELFIPNIITPNGDAYNDCLVIPNLDYFTSNKFIIYNRYGIEVYRSLNYKNEWCAENLPSGQYFYHLILNNYMLNYKGFIEVLK
- a CDS encoding glycosyl hydrolase, which gives rise to MLKRPFLSIFLVLCIIGFAFAQKKKSSEEKPKYDASVFSGLKLRSIGPALTSGRISDIAVNPNDYSEYYLAIASGGVWKTSNSGTTFDPIFDAQGSYSIGCVTIAPSNSNVIWVGSGENNNQRSVAYGDGVYKSTDGGKSWKNMGLKNSEHIGMITIHPEYENIVYVAAYGPLWSPGGDRGIYKSTDGGENWEKILAVSEHTGFNEIHMDPRDPQLLYATAHQRRRHVWTYIDGGPETAIYKSTDGGDNWKKLENGIPNNDLGRIGMDISPANPDVVYAIIKATENGGFYKSTDRGESWSKMSDWQTSGNYYQEIVCDPNDVDLVYSLDTWLHHTEDGGKTFQRTGEKSKHVDNHCIWINPNDTDHWRVGCDGGLYETWNAAGDWHYKPNLPITQFYKVAVDNSEPFYYVYGGTQDNNTQGGPSRTTNIHGIRNSDWFITNGGDGFEPQIDPENPNIVYGQAQYGSLNRFDRSSGETTYIKPQPGKDEDAYRWNWDAPLLISPHNNKRLYFGANVLFRSDDRGDNWKVISPDLTRELDRNKLKVMGRVWGVDAVMKNKSTSIYGNLVALDESPLKEGLLYVGSDDGLIHISQDGGNNWTKVETFPGVPARTYVNMLIASSHNENVVYAAFNNHKNGDFKPYLLKSSDKGKSWRSIAGNLPERGSVYAIAEDHVNKDLLFAGTEFGLFFTNDGGANWTQLKSGLPTIAIRDIAIQKRENDLALASFGRSFYILDDYTPLRTVSSELLNKEAHIFPIKEALLYEESNPMGGRGKSSQGESLFTADNPPFGAIFTYYLKDKTQTIEEKRKEKEKEIKKNNGDVYYPDLEDLRKEDREEKPYLLFVIRDMDGNPVRKLEQSPSKGINRLAWNLRYAPTEPIKLSSPEPGRYSYPAEGQYVLPGKYTVEIHQSINGNITKIHDAVEFSIKPLNNQTLLAKDRSAVLAFQNDVAEFSRSVDGSNKLLDESENRLKYIKKAIQVYHSTPVEWMPEVKSIEDKLYDVNLALNGDRTLSSREFETKPGINGRVGFAYYNTWYNTTEPTGTAREQLKIAKELYPPVKAKLDEAVKAIKDLENKMDEKKVPYTPGRDENWKEEMR
- a CDS encoding MBL fold metallo-hydrolase, with the protein product MLTLIFLILLIVVIAFFYMKKDTFGKLPSGERLNIIKNSPNYKNGSFQNLSPTPDLAEGHNYASVTYEFLFKGSNRKKPKQKIPSIKTDLKRLPLESNVLIWFGHSSYFMQIDGIKYLVDPVFSGNASPIPGSASSFDGTDIYTVDDLPQIDYLIISHDHYDHVDYKTLKNLKDKAQKVICGLGVGAHLEHWGFDLGKIIEKDWNEHIKLNDSTDIYTTPARHFSGRGLSRNKSLWMSYVLKTPSLKIYIGGDSGYDKHYKEIGEKFGPIDVAIIENGQYDSAWKYIHNLPHEVLMATEDLNSKRLFPVHSSKFVLANHSWDEPLVKVSEYNKDYGFQLITPIIGEIVKLNDSSQTFRQWWTEIE
- a CDS encoding CIA30 family protein, encoding MQALTILILIIDFNLNTDLSKWNIVNDVVMGGQSRSQIELTEDGHARFSGHVSLENNGGFASVRYRFDPLSIEGKKFVKILCKGDGSKFQFRLKRSSNEEHSYKSEFKTSSKWETIKIRLNSMEPTYRGRKPDLPNYEADNLEEISILIANAKEQDFEILIDKIWIE
- a CDS encoding transketolase family protein — encoded protein: MKKYVSTGDKDTRSGFGAGLTELGKTNKDIVALCADLTGSLKMNEFQANHPDRFFQAGISEANMIGMAAGLAIGGKIPFTGTFANFSTGRVYDQIRQSVAYSDKNVKICASHAGLTLGEDGATHQMLEDLGMMKMLPNMTVINPCDYNQTKLATIAIADHHGPVYLRFGRPKVANFTPENADFKIGKGILLNEGKDLTIIATGHLVWDSIQAAEKLESEGFSVELINIHTIKPLDEEIILNSAKKTNLVLTAEEHQQNGGLGESIASLLSRKFPCKMDMVAVQDSFGESGKPAELMKKYNLDSTDIYGKAKSLLQ